From Salvelinus sp. IW2-2015 linkage group LG2, ASM291031v2, whole genome shotgun sequence, one genomic window encodes:
- the LOC111972156 gene encoding glucagon-1, producing the protein MKSTHSFAGLLLLIIVQSSWQIPQEDTEDNASLLTEDSMFGEPRELSNMKRHSEGTFSNDYSKYLESRRAQDFVQWLMNSKRSGGPIKRHAEGTYTSDVSSYLQDQAAKEFVSWLKNGRGRRE; encoded by the exons ATGAAAAGTACCCACTCCTTCGCTGGACttctgctcttgatcattgttcAGAGCAGCTGGCAGATCCCACAGGAGGACACAGAGGACAACGCTAG CCTGTTGACAGAGGACTCTATGTTCGGRGAGCCAAGGGAGCTTTCAAACATGAAGAGACATTCAGAGGGAACATTCTCRAACGACTACAGTAAATATCTTGAGTCGAGACGAGCACAAGACTTTGTCCAGTGGCTAATGAACTCCAAGAGAAGTGG TGGTCCCATCAAACGGCATGCAGAGGGTACCTACACCAGCGACGTGAGCTCCTACCTGCAGGACCAGGCAGCCAAGGAGTTTGTGTCCTGGCTGAAGAATGGCCGAGGCAGACGAGAGTAG
- the fap gene encoding dipeptidyl peptidase 4 isoform X1: MGCGKVLWAVVGAAVVITLITVPMAIYLNREDGGSKRPFTLADYFNDTIRYKIYNLRWISDNEYVHKTRQGNIMLHNAETGDFFEYISNNTFEQVYATDYIISADRKYICFESNYSKQWRHSFTASYSXYDYDSSTFLKSVNIPQVVQYFAWAPTGNKLAYVWNYNIYLKPNATAEAIQVTHNGKENQILNGAPDWVYEEEVFSSNEAIWWSPTGKYLAYAEFNDTEVHTIEYSLYGNGQYPSTVVVPYPKAGSTNPKAKLFVVDTINPSRRTQVVVPDSIGAGDHYLSSVTWVTDERIAVQWTKRKQNHVLLQIYDFDGNNWNENQKYEQISKTGWVGQYVPLQPMFAEDHISFYKVMSDTYGYKHLHHVNDGKATPITSGKWEVIYISKLTKDAIYYVSNEYQGKPGQRNLYKVMIXRSPSAPQCLTCGLYKDRCQYNSAYFSYDASYYRMDCYGPGTPLFTLMDNRGTGKELLVLRDNKDLEEMLKEFQMPTMQRGTLRVAGFDLWYQMMLPPNFQKNKKYPLLIDVYGGPCSQKADYRYRLNWGSYLSSTEGIIVASFDGRGSGYQGDKIMHSIYQRLGTFEVEDQITATRKFIDMGFIDKERIAIWGWSYGGYVTSMALGAGSGVFKCGIAVAPVAKWEYYDSVYTERYMSKPEENADSYKNSTVTSRAKNFKSVNYLLVHGTADDNVHFQQSAQISKALVVQQVDFEAMWYTDRDHGLGGPAYHHLYTHMSQFLQKCLVKPKLI; the protein is encoded by the exons ATG GGCTGCGGCAAGGTGCTTTGGGCGGTTGTGGGGGCGGCTGTCGTCATCACTTTAATAACTGTCCCCATGGCAATATATCTGAATA GAGAGGACGGAGGCTCCAAGAGGCCTTTTACCCTGGCAGATTATTTCAATGACACAATTaggtataaaatatataatttgcgGTGGATATCAG ATAACGAATACGTGCATAAAACGAGACAAGGCAACATTATGCTTCACAATGCTGAAACAGGGGATTTCTTTGAATATATAAGCAACAACACATTT GAACAAGTGTATGCCACAGACTATATTATTTCTGCTGATCGGAAATACATCTGCTTTGAGAGCAACTACTCCAAG CAATGGAGACATTCATTCACAGCCTCTTACTCCATRTATGATTATGACAGTTC AACATTTCTCAAGTCTGTGAACATTCCACAAGTTGTGCAATACTTTGCCTGGGCACCAACAGGAAACAAACTG GCTTACGTCTGGAATTACAACATTTATTTGAAACCCAACGCCACTGCTGAAGCCATACAAGTGACCCATAATGGAAAAGAGAATCAGATTCTTAACGGTGCCCCTGACTGGGTATATGAGG AGGAGGTTTTCTCATCGAACGAGGCAATATGGTGGTCACCAACTGGAAAGTATCTGGCTTATGCTGAGTTTAATGACACAGAGGTCCACACGATCGAGTACTCTTTGTATGGAAATGGACAATACCCCAGTACAGTGGTTGTCCCATACCCCAAG GCTGGCTCAACTAATCCTAAGGCAAAGCTGTTTGTAGTGGACACAATAAATCCATCAAGACGGACACAGGTGGTGGTGCCAGATTCCATTGGTGCAGG TGATCACTATTTGAGTTCAGTCACTTGGGTGACGGATGAGCGCATCGCTGTTCAGTGGACCAAGAGGAAGCAGAACCATGTCCTTTTACAGATCTATGACTTTGACGGAAACAACTGGAATGAGAACCAG AAATATGAACAAATTAGCAAGACGGGTTGGGTTGGCCAA TATGTTCCTCTCCAACCTATGTTTGCAGAGGATCATATCAGTTTCTACAAAGTGATGAGTGACACGTACGGTTATAAGCACCTTCACCATGTGAAYGAT GGCAAGGCAACACCCATTACCTCAGGCAAGTGGGAGGTCATCTACATTTCAAAACTCACCAAAGACGCTAT ATACTATGTAAGTAATGAGTACCAAGGAAAGCCTGGACAGAGAAATCTATACAA ggTTATGATCYGAAGGAGCCCCTCGGCTCCCCAGTGCCTCACCTGTGGCCTGTATAAGGACAGGTGTCAGTACAACTCAGCCTACTTCAGCTACGATGCCTCCTACTACCGCATGGACTGCTATG GACCTGGAACACCATTGTTCACACTCATGGACAATAGAGGCACAGGTAAAG AGCTCCTGGTTCTTCGTGACAACAAAGATCTTGAAGAAATGCTAAAAGAATTCCAAATGCCAACCATGCAGCGTGGGACCCTGAGGGTAGCAGGATTTG ATCTATGGTATCAGATGATGTTACCCCCCAATTTCCAAAAGAACAAAAAGTACCCTCTTCTAATTGATGT ATATGGAGGCCCCTGTAGTCAGAAGGCAGATTATCGCTACAGACTAAACTGGGGTTCGTACCTCTCCAGTACAGAGGGGATCATAGTGGCCAGTTTCGATGGAAGGGGAAGCGGTTACCAAGGTGACAAAATAATGCACTCTATCTACCAACGTCTTGGAACATTTGAAGTGGAAGATCAAATAACGGCCACAAG aAAATTTATTGACATGGGCTTTATAGACAAAGAACGAATAGCCATATGGGGTTGG TCATATGGTGGCTATGTCACGTCAATGGCTTTGGGTGCTGGAAGTGGAGTTTTCAAGTGTGGAATTGCAGTTGCCCCAGTAGCTAAGTGGGAATATTATG ACTCGGTGTATACTGAACGCTATATGAGTAAACCGGAGGAGAATGCTGACTCTTACAAG AATTCCACAGTAACAAGTAGAGCAAAGAATTTCAAATCAGTGAACTATCTCCTGGTTCATGGGACAGCTGATG ACAATGTTCACTTCCAGCAATCTGCACAGATCTCCAAAGCCCTGGTTGTCCAGCAAGTTGACTTTGAGGCGATG TGGTACACTGACAGGGATCACGGACTTGGAGGACCTGCCTACCATCACCTCTACACCCACATGAGTCAATTCTTACAGAAATGTCTTGTCAAACCCAAGTTGATCTAA
- the fap gene encoding dipeptidyl peptidase 4 isoform X2, with amino-acid sequence MGCGKVLWAVVGAAVVITLITVPMAIYLNREDGGSKRPFTLADYFNDTIRYKIYNLRWISDNEYVHKTRQGNIMLHNAETGDFFEYISNNTFEQVYATDYIISADRKYICFESNYSKQWRHSFTASYSXYDYDSSTFLKSVNIPQVVQYFAWAPTGNKLAYVWNYNIYLKPNATAEAIQVTHNGKENQILNGAPDWVYEEEVFSSNEAIWWSPTGKYLAYAEFNDTEVHTIEYSLYGNGQYPSTVVVPYPKAGSTNPKAKLFVVDTINPSRRTQVVVPDSIGAGDHYLSSVTWVTDERIAVQWTKRKQNHVLLQIYDFDGNNWNENQKYEQISKTGWVGQYVPLQPMFAEDHISFYKVMSDTYGYKHLHHVNDGKATPITSGKWEVIYISKLTKDAIYYVSNEYQGKPGQRNLYKVMIXRSPSAPQCLTCGLYKDRCQYNSAYFSYDASYYRMDCYELLVLRDNKDLEEMLKEFQMPTMQRGTLRVAGFDLWYQMMLPPNFQKNKKYPLLIDVYGGPCSQKADYRYRLNWGSYLSSTEGIIVASFDGRGSGYQGDKIMHSIYQRLGTFEVEDQITATRKFIDMGFIDKERIAIWGWSYGGYVTSMALGAGSGVFKCGIAVAPVAKWEYYDSVYTERYMSKPEENADSYKNSTVTSRAKNFKSVNYLLVHGTADDNVHFQQSAQISKALVVQQVDFEAMWYTDRDHGLGGPAYHHLYTHMSQFLQKCLVKPKLI; translated from the exons ATG GGCTGCGGCAAGGTGCTTTGGGCGGTTGTGGGGGCGGCTGTCGTCATCACTTTAATAACTGTCCCCATGGCAATATATCTGAATA GAGAGGACGGAGGCTCCAAGAGGCCTTTTACCCTGGCAGATTATTTCAATGACACAATTaggtataaaatatataatttgcgGTGGATATCAG ATAACGAATACGTGCATAAAACGAGACAAGGCAACATTATGCTTCACAATGCTGAAACAGGGGATTTCTTTGAATATATAAGCAACAACACATTT GAACAAGTGTATGCCACAGACTATATTATTTCTGCTGATCGGAAATACATCTGCTTTGAGAGCAACTACTCCAAG CAATGGAGACATTCATTCACAGCCTCTTACTCCATRTATGATTATGACAGTTC AACATTTCTCAAGTCTGTGAACATTCCACAAGTTGTGCAATACTTTGCCTGGGCACCAACAGGAAACAAACTG GCTTACGTCTGGAATTACAACATTTATTTGAAACCCAACGCCACTGCTGAAGCCATACAAGTGACCCATAATGGAAAAGAGAATCAGATTCTTAACGGTGCCCCTGACTGGGTATATGAGG AGGAGGTTTTCTCATCGAACGAGGCAATATGGTGGTCACCAACTGGAAAGTATCTGGCTTATGCTGAGTTTAATGACACAGAGGTCCACACGATCGAGTACTCTTTGTATGGAAATGGACAATACCCCAGTACAGTGGTTGTCCCATACCCCAAG GCTGGCTCAACTAATCCTAAGGCAAAGCTGTTTGTAGTGGACACAATAAATCCATCAAGACGGACACAGGTGGTGGTGCCAGATTCCATTGGTGCAGG TGATCACTATTTGAGTTCAGTCACTTGGGTGACGGATGAGCGCATCGCTGTTCAGTGGACCAAGAGGAAGCAGAACCATGTCCTTTTACAGATCTATGACTTTGACGGAAACAACTGGAATGAGAACCAG AAATATGAACAAATTAGCAAGACGGGTTGGGTTGGCCAA TATGTTCCTCTCCAACCTATGTTTGCAGAGGATCATATCAGTTTCTACAAAGTGATGAGTGACACGTACGGTTATAAGCACCTTCACCATGTGAAYGAT GGCAAGGCAACACCCATTACCTCAGGCAAGTGGGAGGTCATCTACATTTCAAAACTCACCAAAGACGCTAT ATACTATGTAAGTAATGAGTACCAAGGAAAGCCTGGACAGAGAAATCTATACAA ggTTATGATCYGAAGGAGCCCCTCGGCTCCCCAGTGCCTCACCTGTGGCCTGTATAAGGACAGGTGTCAGTACAACTCAGCCTACTTCAGCTACGATGCCTCCTACTACCGCATGGACTGCTATG AGCTCCTGGTTCTTCGTGACAACAAAGATCTTGAAGAAATGCTAAAAGAATTCCAAATGCCAACCATGCAGCGTGGGACCCTGAGGGTAGCAGGATTTG ATCTATGGTATCAGATGATGTTACCCCCCAATTTCCAAAAGAACAAAAAGTACCCTCTTCTAATTGATGT ATATGGAGGCCCCTGTAGTCAGAAGGCAGATTATCGCTACAGACTAAACTGGGGTTCGTACCTCTCCAGTACAGAGGGGATCATAGTGGCCAGTTTCGATGGAAGGGGAAGCGGTTACCAAGGTGACAAAATAATGCACTCTATCTACCAACGTCTTGGAACATTTGAAGTGGAAGATCAAATAACGGCCACAAG aAAATTTATTGACATGGGCTTTATAGACAAAGAACGAATAGCCATATGGGGTTGG TCATATGGTGGCTATGTCACGTCAATGGCTTTGGGTGCTGGAAGTGGAGTTTTCAAGTGTGGAATTGCAGTTGCCCCAGTAGCTAAGTGGGAATATTATG ACTCGGTGTATACTGAACGCTATATGAGTAAACCGGAGGAGAATGCTGACTCTTACAAG AATTCCACAGTAACAAGTAGAGCAAAGAATTTCAAATCAGTGAACTATCTCCTGGTTCATGGGACAGCTGATG ACAATGTTCACTTCCAGCAATCTGCACAGATCTCCAAAGCCCTGGTTGTCCAGCAAGTTGACTTTGAGGCGATG TGGTACACTGACAGGGATCACGGACTTGGAGGACCTGCCTACCATCACCTCTACACCCACATGAGTCAATTCTTACAGAAATGTCTTGTCAAACCCAAGTTGATCTAA